The following are encoded in a window of Hyalangium minutum genomic DNA:
- a CDS encoding aromatic amino acid ammonia-lyase, giving the protein MAEVMGKSFVDEVSLLLEQVQQERALDLLQEEQARMRVSVQILSERHAAGERIYGVTQGFGPLVTYEASSSGHEQGMNLLAHLGTSQGPALSPDVTRLLFWLRLQGLRRGYSAVEPAIWRRLAEAWNRGFVPVVCREGTVSASGDLQPLAQAALALAGVGEAWHLSEGGAWERVPAARKLEVLGLPRMEWGAREALAFVNGTTASLAATCFNHQALLRMARALAAITGRMARLLGANPEAYHPHLSAVRGQEGQRLAAAWIREECAGLKERAQGRPLQEPYSLRCAPQVIGAVLGELRLHGEVLAAEARGCTDNPVVVDGQVLHGGNFHAMPVALASDMYGLCVQQLAFLAERQLAVLLTPETNGGLPPMLTPRPGAFSGLAGVQVSATSFVARIRQLVYPASLTALPTNLYNQDHVPMALNGANAVHDALEFGGWVLGSLALAVNQFSHLVGGRAQEGEGPLWAELHERFPPLSTDRPFAPEVREAAALVERWAAEALSSSAGRSEWESASA; this is encoded by the coding sequence ATGGCTGAGGTGATGGGTAAGTCCTTTGTGGATGAAGTCTCCTTGCTGCTCGAGCAGGTGCAGCAGGAGAGGGCGCTGGACCTGCTCCAGGAGGAGCAGGCGCGCATGCGCGTGAGCGTCCAGATCCTCTCGGAGCGGCACGCCGCCGGTGAGCGCATCTATGGAGTCACTCAGGGATTTGGTCCGCTCGTCACCTACGAGGCGAGCAGCTCTGGCCACGAGCAGGGAATGAACCTGCTGGCGCACCTGGGCACCTCGCAGGGCCCAGCGCTGTCACCGGACGTGACCCGGTTGCTCTTCTGGCTGCGGCTGCAGGGGCTGCGCCGAGGGTACTCGGCAGTGGAGCCGGCGATCTGGCGGCGGCTGGCCGAGGCGTGGAATCGGGGCTTCGTGCCGGTGGTGTGCCGCGAAGGCACAGTGAGCGCGAGCGGAGATCTCCAGCCCCTGGCTCAAGCCGCGCTCGCGTTGGCGGGTGTGGGCGAGGCGTGGCACCTGAGCGAAGGCGGGGCGTGGGAGCGGGTACCGGCCGCGCGGAAGCTCGAGGTGCTGGGGCTGCCGCGCATGGAGTGGGGGGCTCGGGAGGCGCTGGCGTTCGTCAATGGGACAACGGCGAGCCTGGCCGCCACGTGCTTCAATCACCAGGCGTTGCTGCGCATGGCGCGCGCGCTGGCGGCCATCACAGGGCGCATGGCGCGGCTGCTGGGCGCCAACCCCGAGGCCTATCATCCCCACCTCTCCGCCGTGCGAGGACAGGAGGGGCAGCGGCTCGCCGCCGCGTGGATCCGCGAGGAGTGTGCCGGGCTGAAGGAGCGCGCCCAGGGCCGGCCGCTGCAGGAGCCGTACAGCCTGCGCTGCGCGCCGCAGGTGATTGGCGCCGTGCTCGGGGAGCTGCGCTTGCATGGCGAGGTGCTCGCAGCCGAGGCACGGGGGTGTACGGACAACCCCGTGGTGGTGGACGGGCAGGTGCTGCACGGCGGCAACTTCCACGCGATGCCGGTAGCGCTGGCCTCGGACATGTATGGGCTGTGCGTGCAGCAGCTGGCCTTCTTGGCGGAGCGGCAGCTCGCCGTGCTGTTGACGCCGGAGACGAATGGCGGACTTCCGCCCATGCTCACGCCTCGGCCTGGAGCCTTCAGCGGATTGGCGGGGGTGCAGGTCTCCGCCACCTCCTTCGTGGCTCGCATCCGCCAGTTGGTGTACCCCGCCTCGCTCACGGCGCTGCCCACGAACCTCTACAACCAGGACCATGTGCCCATGGCGCTCAATGGCGCCAACGCCGTGCACGATGCGCTCGAGTTCGGCGGGTGGGTGCTGGGCTCGCTGGCGCTGGCCGTCAACCAGTTCTCGCATCTTGTGGGGGGGCGTGCTCAGGAAGGGGAGGGCCCGCTGTGGGCCGAGCTGCACGAGCGGTTCCCGCCGCTCTCCACGGATCGTCCGTTCGCGCCCGAGGTGCGTGAGGCCGCGGCGCTCGTGGAGCGGTGGGCGGCGGAGGCCTTGTCCTCCTCGGCGGGGCGGAGTGAGTGGGAGAGCGCCTCGGCATGA